In a single window of the Halobaculum lipolyticum genome:
- a CDS encoding ABC transporter ATP-binding protein codes for MDRAEDREPLVEIDGLRKLFDQSQGIVDTVLGREPQPVRAVDGVSLEINQGDIVGIAGESGCGKTTLGKMLVKLHEPTEGTIRFDGNDITDMTREEEREFRKRVQMIFQDPFESLNPRMTVFDTVAEPLKINDMIGDYQDRRERVKQVLEDVGLGPAEVYLDAFPDELSGGERQRIAIARALVVDPDFIVCDEPVSMLDVSIRAGVLNLMKELQDEYDLTYLFISHDLSLIRYMCDRAGIMYLGNMVEQGPTDDIIDDPKHPYTEALFDAVPDVELGEDRRRANATGEVPSPRNPPSGCRYHPRCAHIIPPDGWTGSQEAFRRAYQFKLKVRRGDLSADGAESAGIDDARGLVEHGLTLDIPEEYRSAAEVESGGSRVDLRAVDLPATARDALVDAAGAVLDGETEAALSTLDDTITTPCESRLPDPQPSGTRQVACHRYDDGVAEGLGTANAGIGSATAED; via the coding sequence ATGGACCGAGCAGAGGATCGAGAGCCGCTAGTAGAGATCGACGGGCTGCGGAAGCTCTTCGACCAGTCGCAGGGGATCGTCGACACCGTGCTCGGTCGCGAGCCGCAGCCGGTGCGAGCGGTCGACGGGGTCTCGCTGGAGATCAACCAGGGCGACATCGTCGGGATCGCCGGCGAGTCCGGCTGCGGGAAGACGACCCTCGGGAAGATGCTCGTGAAGCTCCACGAGCCGACGGAGGGAACGATCCGCTTCGACGGGAACGACATCACCGACATGACCCGCGAGGAGGAACGGGAGTTCCGCAAGCGGGTGCAGATGATCTTCCAGGACCCGTTCGAGTCGCTCAACCCCCGGATGACGGTGTTCGACACCGTCGCCGAACCGCTGAAGATCAACGACATGATCGGCGACTACCAGGACCGCCGCGAACGGGTGAAGCAGGTGCTGGAAGACGTCGGACTGGGTCCCGCGGAGGTGTACCTCGACGCGTTCCCGGACGAGCTGTCGGGCGGCGAGCGCCAGCGCATCGCCATCGCGCGGGCGCTCGTCGTCGACCCCGACTTCATCGTCTGCGACGAGCCGGTGTCGATGCTGGACGTGTCGATCCGTGCGGGCGTGCTCAACCTGATGAAGGAACTGCAGGACGAGTACGACCTCACGTACCTGTTCATCAGCCACGACCTCTCGCTCATCCGCTACATGTGCGACCGCGCCGGGATCATGTACCTCGGCAACATGGTCGAGCAGGGACCGACCGACGACATCATCGACGACCCGAAACACCCGTACACGGAGGCGCTGTTCGACGCGGTGCCGGACGTCGAGTTGGGCGAGGACCGCCGTCGCGCCAACGCGACCGGCGAGGTGCCGTCGCCGCGCAACCCCCCGAGCGGCTGCCGCTACCATCCGCGGTGTGCCCACATCATCCCGCCGGACGGCTGGACCGGGTCGCAGGAAGCGTTCCGCCGCGCCTACCAGTTCAAGCTGAAGGTGCGCCGGGGCGACCTCAGCGCCGACGGCGCGGAGTCGGCCGGCATCGACGACGCTCGGGGACTCGTCGAGCACGGGCTGACGCTCGACATCCCCGAGGAGTACCGCTCGGCGGCCGAGGTCGAAAGCGGCGGGAGCAGGGTGGACCTCCGCGCCGTCGACCTCCCGGCGACCGCACGGGACGCCCTCGTCGACGCCGCCGGCGCCGTCCTCGACGGCGAGACGGAGGCGGCGCTGTCGACGCTCGACGACACGATCACGACGCCGTGTGAGTCGCGCCTCCCCGACCCGCAGCCCTCGGGGACCCGTCAGGTGGCGTGTCACCGCTACGACGACGGCGTCGCCGAGGGACTCGGAACGGCGAACGCGGGGATCGGCTCCGCGACGGCGGAGGACTGA
- a CDS encoding ABC transporter ATP-binding protein → MTLLEVNDLSIRYAVDDGSSVHASDRVNFSVDRGETYGLVGESGCGKTTLAKSLVHLLDDNGYIESGNVWFDGTLPQWTDEHGDAKQSVIDDPDKPVREDGKTDLAALTNSQIRDMRWRDIAIIPQSAMNALNPVYKVGDQIVEAILRHEPETTKAEAHERARDLLERVGIEPDRADDYAHQFSGGMKQRAVIAMAMACSPDLLIADEPTTALDVIIQDRILEELEKLQEEFGVSILVISHDISVMAEICDRMAVMYGGKVMESGRTEDIFGSTANPYTLGLKNSFPTITAADQDLVSIPGTPPTLRDPDPGCRFRDRCPFAIEECHAEHPPMYDVDSAESTGRLQETTDTRAHGSACYRIDELEQLRTDALNEDTWTEQRIESR, encoded by the coding sequence ATGACACTACTCGAAGTAAACGACCTCTCGATCCGCTACGCGGTCGACGACGGGTCGTCCGTGCACGCGTCCGACCGGGTGAACTTCTCGGTCGACCGCGGCGAGACGTACGGACTCGTCGGCGAGTCGGGCTGCGGCAAGACCACGCTCGCGAAGAGCCTGGTCCACCTGCTCGACGACAACGGCTACATCGAGAGCGGGAACGTCTGGTTCGACGGCACGCTCCCGCAGTGGACCGACGAGCACGGCGACGCCAAGCAGTCGGTGATCGACGACCCCGACAAGCCGGTCCGCGAGGACGGCAAGACCGACCTGGCGGCGCTGACGAACTCCCAGATCCGGGACATGCGCTGGCGGGACATCGCGATCATCCCGCAGTCGGCGATGAACGCGTTGAACCCGGTGTACAAGGTGGGCGACCAGATCGTCGAGGCGATCCTCCGCCACGAGCCGGAGACGACGAAGGCGGAGGCCCACGAGCGCGCCCGCGACCTGCTCGAACGGGTCGGCATCGAGCCGGACCGCGCCGACGACTACGCCCACCAGTTCTCCGGCGGGATGAAACAGCGCGCGGTCATCGCGATGGCGATGGCGTGCAGTCCGGACCTGCTCATCGCCGACGAGCCGACGACCGCCCTCGACGTGATCATCCAGGACCGCATCCTCGAGGAGTTGGAGAAGCTCCAAGAGGAGTTCGGCGTGTCGATCCTCGTCATCAGCCACGACATCTCCGTCATGGCCGAGATCTGCGACCGGATGGCCGTCATGTACGGCGGGAAGGTGATGGAGTCCGGACGGACCGAGGACATCTTCGGATCGACCGCGAACCCGTACACGCTCGGGCTGAAGAACTCGTTCCCGACGATCACCGCCGCCGACCAGGACCTGGTCTCCATCCCGGGGACGCCGCCGACGCTCCGCGACCCGGACCCCGGCTGTCGGTTCCGTGACCGCTGTCCGTTCGCGATCGAGGAGTGTCACGCCGAACACCCGCCGATGTACGACGTGGACAGCGCCGAGTCGACCGGTCGGCTGCAGGAGACGACCGACACGCGCGCACACGGCTCGGCGTGTTACCGTATCGACGAGCTCGAACAGCTGCGGACCGACGCACTCAACGAAGACACATGGACCGAGCAGAGGATCGAGAGCCGCTAG
- a CDS encoding type IV pilin N-terminal domain-containing protein — translation MSRSTHSPTNRPRDGDRALSPAAGVVFVVALTVALAALVGSLLVAAGAAETDVPPTASFEFSYAAVDDGYAVTATHAGGATFDADDTGSLVVVADTGGTAAFDSRVVAGTDATVGDDDPVPPDTVVRVVWRPPDGGDTRTLATDRTPA, via the coding sequence ATGTCCCGCTCGACGCACTCCCCGACGAACCGCCCCCGCGACGGCGACCGCGCGCTCTCGCCGGCCGCCGGAGTCGTGTTCGTGGTAGCGCTAACCGTCGCGCTGGCCGCGCTAGTCGGCTCGCTGTTGGTAGCCGCCGGCGCGGCGGAGACCGACGTCCCTCCGACGGCGTCGTTCGAGTTCTCCTACGCCGCCGTCGACGACGGCTACGCGGTCACCGCGACCCACGCCGGCGGCGCCACCTTCGACGCCGACGACACCGGCTCGCTCGTGGTCGTCGCCGACACGGGCGGCACGGCCGCGTTCGACTCCCGGGTCGTCGCCGGCACCGACGCGACCGTCGGCGACGACGACCCGGTGCCGCCCGACACCGTCGTCCGCGTCGTCTGGCGACCGCCCGACGGGGGGGACACGCGTACGCTCGCGACCGACCGGACCCCGGCGTGA
- a CDS encoding Na(+)/H(+) antiporter subunit D, translated as MVDPAIPPFLPVLAAALLVPLLGRRAGHALGVLVTAVLVPYVWLVPAGAHVQTLLFGFDAVLFNVDGFSRLMGLIFGFIGAVAVLYSWASGADERQTAFALGYVGTSLGAVFGGDWLSLIFFWELMAVTSTLLVWHYGGRAVRAGFRYALLHGIGGTLLLGAIVWHYVEAGTFLFGSVPGGPATVGLAGTVAPVLAAVGIGVNVGFIGLHAWLPDTYPRPHIAASVFLCVFTTKTGVYGMFRAFPDGQLAVAYMGALMAVFGAGMALLQGDMRRLLSYHIQSQVGYMVAGVGLGTALATAGAFGHVFNHILYKSLLFMTVGVVIYRTGEEHLEELGGLWRKLPVTAVAFLIAALSIAGFPGFNGFVSKGMVLGAAHKEHYDVLWYLLLAGGVGTFLSFIKLGYYVFLHGEYDGDVRPANLGQKVAMVAVAIPCVVFGVYPPALFAILPDTGSYEYTTFTVGHVQEGLILAALGVVGFVILKKPLAKVGRVPDVDAVYNRAGFYGTRALVVGVTELYAAVDRATVATTGAVAAAVRDPAGTLGGIDAVRSLAGDEAAVNGDRETTGGVDLAAGFGTSVLLVTLLLVVALLLLV; from the coding sequence ATGGTCGACCCCGCCATCCCGCCGTTCCTGCCGGTGCTCGCGGCGGCGCTGCTCGTCCCGCTGCTCGGGCGGCGGGCGGGCCACGCGCTCGGCGTGCTCGTCACCGCGGTGCTCGTGCCGTACGTGTGGCTCGTGCCCGCCGGCGCGCACGTCCAGACGCTGTTGTTCGGCTTCGACGCCGTGTTGTTCAACGTCGACGGCTTCTCGCGGCTGATGGGGCTGATCTTCGGCTTCATCGGCGCCGTGGCGGTGCTGTACTCGTGGGCCAGCGGCGCCGACGAGCGCCAGACCGCCTTCGCGCTCGGCTACGTCGGCACCAGCCTCGGCGCCGTGTTCGGCGGCGACTGGCTCTCGCTGATCTTCTTCTGGGAGCTGATGGCCGTCACCAGCACGCTGCTGGTGTGGCACTACGGCGGGCGCGCCGTCCGCGCGGGCTTCCGCTACGCGCTGCTCCACGGGATCGGCGGCACGCTCCTGCTCGGCGCGATCGTCTGGCACTACGTCGAGGCGGGGACGTTCCTGTTCGGCTCCGTGCCGGGCGGCCCGGCGACGGTCGGGCTGGCCGGCACCGTCGCGCCCGTGCTGGCGGCGGTGGGCATCGGCGTCAACGTCGGCTTCATCGGCCTGCACGCGTGGCTCCCGGACACGTACCCGCGCCCGCACATCGCCGCCAGCGTCTTCCTGTGCGTGTTCACGACGAAGACCGGCGTGTACGGGATGTTCCGCGCGTTCCCCGACGGTCAGCTCGCGGTCGCCTACATGGGCGCGCTGATGGCCGTCTTCGGCGCCGGGATGGCGCTGCTGCAGGGAGACATGCGCCGGCTCCTCTCGTACCACATCCAGTCGCAGGTGGGGTACATGGTCGCCGGCGTCGGGCTGGGCACCGCGCTCGCGACCGCCGGCGCGTTCGGCCACGTGTTCAACCACATCCTCTACAAGAGCCTCCTGTTCATGACCGTCGGCGTGGTCATCTACCGCACCGGCGAGGAGCACCTGGAGGAACTGGGCGGGCTGTGGCGGAAGCTGCCGGTCACGGCCGTCGCGTTCCTGATCGCCGCGCTGTCGATCGCTGGGTTCCCCGGGTTCAACGGATTCGTCTCCAAGGGGATGGTGCTGGGCGCCGCCCACAAGGAACACTACGACGTCCTCTGGTACCTGCTGCTCGCGGGGGGCGTCGGGACGTTCCTCTCGTTCATCAAGCTGGGCTACTACGTGTTCCTCCACGGCGAGTACGACGGCGACGTGCGGCCGGCGAACCTCGGCCAGAAGGTCGCGATGGTCGCCGTCGCGATCCCGTGTGTCGTCTTCGGCGTCTACCCGCCCGCGCTGTTCGCGATCCTCCCGGACACCGGGAGCTACGAGTACACGACGTTCACCGTCGGCCACGTCCAGGAGGGGCTGATCCTCGCCGCGCTCGGCGTCGTCGGCTTCGTGATCTTGAAGAAGCCGCTCGCGAAGGTCGGCCGCGTCCCCGACGTGGACGCGGTCTACAACCGCGCCGGGTTCTACGGCACCCGCGCGCTCGTGGTCGGCGTGACCGAACTGTACGCCGCCGTCGACCGCGCGACCGTCGCGACGACCGGCGCGGTCGCCGCGGCGGTGCGCGACCCCGCCGGGACGCTCGGCGGGATCGACGCCGTCCGCTCGCTCGCGGGCGACGAGGCGGCCGTCAACGGCGACCGCGAGACGACCGGCGGGGTGGACCTCGCCGCCGGCTTCGGCACGAGCGTGTTGCTCGTCACGCTGCTGCTCGTCGTGGCGCTGCTGCTGCTCGTCTGA
- the hpt gene encoding hypoxanthine/guanine phosphoribosyltransferase, giving the protein MDRLRQSLLDAPIIEKGEYQYFVHPISDGVPMLEPELLREIVIRIIRKAQIEDVDKIVTPAAMGIHISTALSLMTDIPLVVIRKREYGLDGEVSLSQQTGYSESEMYINDVYEGDKVLVLDDVLSTGGTMKGILDALTHIGADVIDVVAVIKKAGPNKLDDTDYSVKTLINVTVEDGEVVVVDEHGDE; this is encoded by the coding sequence ATGGACCGACTGCGTCAGTCCCTGCTGGACGCGCCGATCATCGAGAAGGGCGAGTACCAGTACTTCGTACACCCCATCAGCGACGGCGTCCCGATGCTGGAGCCGGAACTGCTCCGCGAGATCGTCATCCGGATCATCCGGAAGGCCCAGATCGAGGACGTCGACAAGATCGTCACCCCGGCCGCGATGGGGATCCACATCTCCACGGCGCTGTCGCTGATGACCGACATCCCGCTGGTCGTCATCCGCAAGCGCGAGTACGGGCTGGACGGCGAGGTGTCGCTGTCCCAGCAGACGGGCTACTCGGAGTCCGAGATGTACATCAACGACGTGTACGAGGGCGACAAGGTGCTCGTCCTCGACGACGTGCTCTCGACGGGCGGCACGATGAAGGGGATCCTCGACGCGCTCACCCACATCGGCGCCGACGTGATCGACGTCGTCGCGGTGATCAAGAAGGCCGGGCCGAACAAGCTCGACGACACCGACTACAGCGTGAAGACGCTGATCAACGTCACCGTCGAGGACGGCGAGGTCGTCGTCGTCGACGAACACGGCGACGAGTAG